A DNA window from Chthoniobacterales bacterium contains the following coding sequences:
- a CDS encoding L-rhamnose isomerase (catalyzes the formation of L-rhamnulose from L-rhamnose), with the protein MKTNDPSAYGPAKEHYATLGVDTERALEVLAATPISLHCWQG; encoded by the coding sequence ATGAAAACAAACGATCCTTCGGCCTACGGCCCGGCAAAAGAACACTACGCGACTTTGGGCGTCGATACGGAGCGCGCCTTGGAAGTTCTGGCCGCGACGCCGATCTCCCTTCACTGCTGGCAAGGG